In Deferribacteraceae bacterium V6Fe1, one genomic interval encodes:
- a CDS encoding SDR family oxidoreductase translates to MKILLTGVTGFVGRRLAEELLLENVEINLLVRNSLKLEDKFNKSCNVFQGDTFNIEILEKALEGVDTAIYLIHMMGSDKDYLEAEKRSAENFIKACEKQSVKRVIYLGGLGNKDNLSVHLKSRYITGEILSSSEKVTCIWLRAGVIIGSGSASFEIVRSLVEKLPVMVAPKWVNTLTSPIYIGDVIKYLKAATLSIYYKTIQVDIGMPPMTFKDMVLKTANVMGLKRYIVSVPLLTPRLSSYWLILFSPVNFDIAKELVMGLKHESVLENDNAKKIFPDIKITEFEEAVKLSIDEIEKHQVISRWCDSSKSQVCDVPYVPQVSKAIYADRYSIKIDESKTEKLFQVCKSAGGENGWFALNFLWGIRGLIDKLVGGYGLNRGRRKGDLRIGDSIDFWKVIDIVENKRLLLEAQMKLPGKAWLEFSILDDDFTITAYFYPKGLAGRIYWYLMLPFHKIIFNLMQKDILRLVNELP, encoded by the coding sequence ATGAAAATACTATTAACCGGTGTAACAGGTTTTGTAGGCAGAAGACTTGCTGAAGAACTACTACTTGAAAATGTAGAAATTAACCTTTTGGTAAGAAATTCTCTAAAATTGGAAGATAAATTTAATAAAAGTTGCAATGTATTTCAAGGGGATACTTTTAATATTGAGATTCTTGAAAAAGCCTTGGAAGGTGTTGACACAGCCATTTATCTTATACATATGATGGGTAGCGACAAAGACTATCTTGAGGCTGAAAAAAGAAGTGCTGAAAATTTTATCAAAGCCTGCGAAAAGCAATCTGTGAAAAGAGTTATTTATTTGGGTGGCCTTGGTAATAAAGATAATTTGAGTGTTCACCTCAAAAGCAGATATATTACCGGCGAGATTTTAAGCAGTTCAGAAAAGGTTACTTGTATATGGCTTAGAGCCGGAGTAATAATCGGCTCAGGAAGTGCAAGCTTTGAAATAGTTAGAAGCTTAGTTGAAAAATTACCTGTAATGGTTGCACCAAAGTGGGTAAATACTTTGACCTCTCCAATATATATTGGGGATGTTATAAAATATTTAAAGGCTGCAACCCTTTCTATATACTACAAAACCATACAAGTAGATATTGGTATGCCCCCTATGACTTTTAAAGATATGGTGCTAAAGACGGCTAACGTGATGGGGCTTAAAAGGTATATTGTTTCAGTCCCATTATTAACTCCGAGATTATCATCATACTGGTTAATACTTTTTTCCCCTGTAAATTTTGATATAGCAAAAGAGCTTGTAATGGGTCTTAAACATGAAAGTGTTTTGGAAAATGATAATGCAAAAAAGATTTTTCCCGATATAAAAATTACCGAATTTGAAGAAGCTGTCAAACTTTCAATAGATGAGATTGAAAAACATCAGGTGATTAGCAGATGGTGTGACAGTAGTAAATCACAAGTCTGTGATGTGCCTTATGTGCCGCAAGTGTCAAAAGCTATATATGCTGACAGATATTCAATTAAAATAGATGAAAGCAAGACCGAAAAACTTTTTCAAGTATGTAAATCTGCTGGTGGCGAAAATGGATGGTTTGCCTTAAATTTCCTTTGGGGGATTAGAGGTTTGATTGATAAACTTGTTGGCGGGTATGGGCTTAATAGAGGAAGAAGAAAAGGGGACTTGCGAATAGGGGATAGCATAGATTTTTGGAAGGTAATAGATATTGTTGAAAATAAAAGGCTTTTACTTGAAGCACAAATGAAGTTACCCGGCAAGGCGTGGTTAGAGTTTTCAATTTTAGATGATGATTTTACAATTACAGCATATTTTTATCCTAAGGGGCTTGCGGGAAGAATCTACTGGTATTTAATGCTCCCATTTCACAAAATAATATTCAATCTTATGCAAAAAGATATACTCAGGCTGGTAAATGAATTACCTTGA
- a CDS encoding deoxyribodipyrimidine photo-lyase — protein sequence MNYLERATCIKKSSKKGDYILYWMQGAFRLDYNYSFEFAKYMAISNNLPLKVLIVVDFSFKSANYRHFKFFIEGLLILSDKLKKLKISFHIKIGKFAEIVTMYLNDADILITDKAYLKWLKDVRNEVFKNSDITVYEVDTNLVVPVELASSKREYGAYTIRPKINKLKEKFLNDYIAFDYKSSTYECENELDNCDIEEKLKSVDYLRPVNFKGGEDEAERLLMEFLNEKFDFFADKRGDPAFDVESNLSFYLHFGFISPIKILKEACKIDTNPKNYDTLFEQLVIRRELAHNFTYYTDDLLELYSFLPDWAKNTLKAHSNDKKEYIYTLEELENCKTHDKFWNAAQHELINKGKIHNYMRMYWGKKVMEWADSIESAYKYLIYLNDKYALDGRDSNGYTGIAWCFGMHDRAFKEREIFGKVRYMSENGLIRKFDINRYLMRVGV from the coding sequence ATGAATTACCTTGAAAGAGCCACCTGTATAAAAAAATCATCCAAAAAAGGGGATTATATACTTTATTGGATGCAGGGTGCTTTCAGATTGGATTACAATTACTCTTTTGAATTTGCAAAATATATGGCAATAAGTAATAATTTGCCTCTTAAAGTCCTAATTGTAGTAGATTTTAGCTTTAAAAGCGCCAACTACAGACATTTTAAATTTTTTATCGAAGGCCTTTTAATTCTCAGCGATAAGCTTAAAAAATTAAAAATATCATTTCACATAAAAATAGGGAAATTTGCAGAAATCGTAACAATGTATTTGAATGATGCTGATATCCTTATTACTGATAAAGCATACTTAAAATGGCTTAAAGACGTTAGAAACGAAGTTTTTAAAAATAGTGATATTACAGTTTACGAAGTTGATACAAATCTTGTTGTACCGGTTGAGCTTGCAAGCTCAAAACGTGAATATGGAGCCTATACGATAAGACCCAAAATTAACAAGCTAAAAGAAAAGTTTTTAAATGATTATATAGCTTTTGACTATAAAAGTAGCACCTATGAGTGTGAAAATGAGCTTGATAATTGTGATATTGAAGAAAAATTAAAGTCGGTTGATTATCTAAGACCTGTCAATTTTAAAGGTGGAGAGGATGAAGCTGAAAGACTATTGATGGAATTTTTAAATGAAAAATTTGACTTTTTTGCAGATAAAAGGGGAGATCCTGCCTTTGATGTAGAGTCAAATTTGAGTTTTTATCTTCACTTTGGATTTATCAGCCCTATTAAAATATTAAAAGAAGCTTGCAAAATAGATACAAACCCAAAAAATTACGATACACTATTTGAGCAGCTTGTAATCAGAAGAGAGCTTGCCCACAATTTTACATATTACACTGATGATTTGTTAGAGCTTTATAGCTTTTTGCCTGACTGGGCTAAAAATACACTTAAAGCTCACAGCAATGACAAAAAAGAGTATATTTATACATTGGAAGAGCTTGAAAACTGCAAAACTCACGATAAATTTTGGAACGCTGCTCAACATGAACTCATAAATAAGGGGAAAATCCACAACTATATGCGTATGTACTGGGGTAAAAAGGTGATGGAGTGGGCTGACTCCATTGAATCTGCTTATAAATATTTAATATATTTAAATGACAAATATGCCCTTGATGGAAGGGATTCAAATGGATATACAGGTATAGCATGGTGTTTTGGTATGCATGACAGAGCATTTAAAGAGAGAGAAATTTTCGGAAAAGTGAGATATATGTCAGAGAATGGCCTTATTAGAAAATTTGACATAAATAGGTATCTTATGCGGGTGGGAGTTTGA
- a CDS encoding carotenoid 1,2-hydratase, translating to MRFVIIILVFLLNTAFASDFVKLKQTDKVNLPNDLYYKDNFVSQWWYFTGHLNTEDGQKFGYELTIFVVNLNKIQFKSKFGLNRIYISHFAVTDINNQKYYFEDDTSRGAYGEAKASENKLYVKVFDDLITGSLERFDIKAKAKDFSINLQLIPVKKPILNGKNGYSNKIYGCEECASLYFSITKMNTNGYLQIGSNKYSVFGESWFDREINSDYKTSKLKGWDWFSIMLDDGREIIIYQIKDKNGEIDKSSYAAIIDKDGNKIDLDLNNIKLKPLVFYKSKKTSAKYPIKWEISMNDKKIFVESVVKDQEFIASKSTFNYYYEGASKVYGDLHGKAYMELTGY from the coding sequence TTGAGATTTGTTATTATAATATTAGTTTTTTTATTAAATACCGCTTTTGCAAGTGATTTTGTAAAATTGAAACAGACTGACAAAGTCAATCTGCCGAATGACCTTTATTATAAAGATAATTTCGTAAGTCAGTGGTGGTATTTCACCGGGCACTTAAATACGGAAGATGGGCAAAAGTTTGGGTATGAGCTTACAATATTTGTGGTTAATCTAAATAAAATACAATTCAAGAGTAAGTTTGGCTTAAACAGAATTTATATTTCTCATTTTGCCGTTACAGATATAAACAATCAAAAATACTACTTTGAGGACGATACTTCAAGAGGGGCTTACGGAGAAGCAAAGGCCAGCGAAAACAAATTATATGTGAAAGTTTTTGATGATTTAATTACTGGTAGTCTTGAGCGATTTGATATAAAAGCAAAAGCCAAAGATTTTAGTATTAATTTACAGCTAATACCGGTTAAAAAACCTATTTTAAACGGGAAAAATGGTTATTCAAATAAAATCTATGGCTGTGAAGAGTGTGCATCATTGTATTTCTCTATTACAAAAATGAATACAAATGGTTATCTGCAAATCGGCAGTAATAAGTATTCGGTTTTCGGTGAAAGCTGGTTTGATAGAGAAATTAATTCGGACTACAAAACATCTAAATTAAAGGGTTGGGATTGGTTTTCTATAATGCTTGATGATGGTAGAGAAATAATAATTTATCAAATTAAGGATAAAAATGGAGAAATTGACAAAAGCTCTTATGCTGCAATTATCGATAAAGATGGCAACAAAATAGATCTTGATTTGAATAATATAAAATTAAAACCTTTGGTTTTTTACAAGTCAAAAAAGACTTCTGCAAAATACCCGATAAAATGGGAAATCAGTATGAATGATAAAAAAATATTTGTAGAGTCAGTTGTGAAAGATCAGGAGTTTATAGCCTCAAAATCCACATTTAATTATTATTATGAGGGTGCTAGCAAAGTTTATGGTGACTTGCATGGAAAAGCGTATATGGAGCTTACAGGTTATTAA
- a CDS encoding ABC transporter ATP-binding protein: MIILRDTNKSYGETKVLKSINLHIEDGEFVSIMGPSGSGKSTLLNIIGAMDRPDSGEVIINGINVTDFNEEELTDFRKKYIGFVFQFFNLFNNLTVYENILIPLLISGIEKEKEIENVLDILGIKNKKNNFAHQLSGGEQQRVAIARTIIKEPKIILADEPTGSLDTVTGEKILNILKELNEKYKTTIVMVTHNEEIAKFTDRIIHIRDGHIRDGISD; this comes from the coding sequence ATGATAATACTCAGAGATACTAATAAAAGTTATGGCGAAACAAAAGTTTTAAAAAGCATAAATTTACATATAGAAGATGGAGAGTTTGTTTCGATAATGGGCCCTTCCGGCTCAGGCAAGTCGACACTTTTAAATATTATAGGTGCAATGGATAGGCCTGATAGTGGTGAAGTAATCATTAATGGAATAAATGTTACCGATTTTAATGAAGAAGAACTAACAGACTTTAGAAAAAAGTATATTGGTTTTGTGTTTCAATTTTTTAACCTTTTTAATAATCTTACAGTTTATGAAAATATTTTAATCCCTCTTTTAATCAGTGGAATTGAGAAAGAGAAGGAAATAGAAAATGTTTTGGATATTCTTGGTATTAAAAATAAAAAAAATAATTTTGCTCATCAATTATCAGGCGGTGAACAGCAAAGGGTTGCAATCGCACGCACTATCATAAAAGAGCCTAAAATTATTTTGGCCGATGAGCCTACCGGAAGCCTTGATACAGTTACAGGCGAAAAAATCTTAAATATTTTAAAAGAGCTAAATGAGAAATATAAAACTACAATTGTTATGGTCACTCACAACGAAGAGATTGCAAAATTTACCGATAGAATAATCCATATTAGAGATGGCCATATTAGAGATGGGATAAGTGATTAA
- a CDS encoding ABC transporter permease has protein sequence MIKNFRLIFIFALRNLKEEKLFSLISIFGVALGVGLFLSILNSTQSAIKSMSNDIEKLSPIANYEINDKFGKPFDERIIKILNDRQIRNYPVIKVNGQSEKDKLVIPIFGIDSLKVIKNIDVDLANSNLDLQNFFQNQDAVFITDDIAKRLKAKIGDGLYLTAGGIKKFYVAGILNSDQVPSGLYQDIGNFQEKFNFLGKVSRIDVNLTDKQVDEIKPLLPENLLLQKKSVLIKNQGEILKSFKMNLYFISFIAFLVGFFMLFNTIFITVVKKREQIGTLRALGSSKSQILFLFIFQSFLLGALGSILGLLLGQILSIYSSAVVEDTISTIFKPVYIKSIFVFNSYSFHAVFLGICISLLSSIFPAIEASKVNPVETVRRGTFELKFKKYYLIWFFVGLFFTILGVMLSFLDYYYNFTEYPYLSYVGVFLILIGFCAAAFLYLERLILIVEKIMKKIFKTAGFISFADIFSSSYRFAIALISVAISTALIISMVTLIDSFKISLTKWIDNNLRADIFIKSASCSSNFCFEPLDGNILEKIKSIDGVEAVSTFRAMPGKFQGRDIILGFGEEKVVKKYHNGIDNFKVTKSVAVSEFFKIRYGFKEGDLIEIDTPKGKEEFKIREIFTSYSTVNGFMIFDNSFQKNYWDEFKFTQVSIYLKKGADADKIIYNLESLINNEGSLDIFDNDIIRKKVIKIFDKSFAITYAIQGVALIVSLLGVGNMLYAVALERRKEISILKYLGANNRLLSKIYTLSAGIIGLFGALYGVLLGGILSVIIIKVVNTKSFGWSIEYHVNYLKTSLLLLVLVLFVIFAGLLPIKTIKQLDPKKFASFE, from the coding sequence GTGATTAAAAATTTTAGACTTATATTCATATTTGCTTTGAGAAATTTGAAAGAGGAGAAGCTATTTAGTCTAATTTCGATATTTGGAGTAGCTCTTGGCGTGGGACTATTTTTATCTATCTTAAATTCTACACAAAGTGCAATAAAAAGTATGTCAAATGATATAGAAAAATTAAGTCCGATAGCAAATTATGAGATTAATGATAAATTTGGAAAACCGTTTGACGAAAGGATAATTAAAATTTTAAATGATAGGCAGATAAGAAATTATCCGGTCATTAAGGTAAATGGACAGTCTGAAAAAGATAAATTGGTTATCCCTATATTTGGGATAGATTCCTTAAAAGTAATTAAAAACATCGATGTTGATTTAGCAAATTCAAATTTAGACCTACAGAATTTTTTTCAAAATCAAGATGCAGTATTTATAACTGATGATATTGCTAAAAGACTAAAAGCAAAAATAGGTGATGGACTTTACTTAACTGCTGGCGGTATAAAAAAATTTTATGTTGCAGGGATTTTAAATTCCGACCAAGTCCCGTCAGGCCTTTATCAGGATATTGGAAATTTTCAAGAAAAGTTTAATTTTTTGGGCAAAGTGTCAAGGATAGATGTAAACTTAACAGATAAACAAGTTGATGAAATTAAACCATTGTTGCCGGAAAATCTGCTTTTGCAAAAGAAATCTGTCCTTATAAAAAACCAGGGTGAAATCTTAAAGTCTTTCAAGATGAATCTCTATTTTATAAGTTTTATCGCTTTCTTAGTGGGCTTTTTTATGCTCTTTAATACTATATTTATCACAGTAGTCAAAAAAAGGGAGCAAATTGGCACTTTGAGGGCGTTAGGAAGTTCAAAATCTCAGATTTTATTTCTATTTATCTTTCAATCATTTCTTCTTGGCGCTTTAGGCTCAATTTTGGGGCTATTATTGGGACAGATTTTGAGTATTTATTCCTCTGCAGTAGTCGAAGATACAATAAGCACTATTTTTAAACCTGTGTATATAAAAAGTATTTTTGTTTTTAATTCATATTCTTTTCACGCAGTTTTTTTAGGTATTTGTATATCTTTGCTATCTTCTATTTTTCCTGCAATTGAAGCAAGTAAGGTAAATCCTGTGGAAACTGTAAGGCGGGGGACTTTTGAGCTCAAATTTAAAAAATATTATTTGATTTGGTTTTTTGTTGGGCTTTTTTTTACAATACTTGGGGTAATGCTCAGTTTCCTTGATTATTATTATAATTTTACGGAGTACCCATATCTTTCTTATGTAGGAGTTTTTTTAATATTGATTGGCTTTTGTGCTGCTGCCTTTTTGTATCTTGAGAGGCTTATCCTTATTGTGGAAAAAATAATGAAAAAAATTTTTAAGACGGCTGGCTTCATATCTTTTGCAGATATTTTCAGCAGTTCATACAGGTTTGCCATCGCTTTAATAAGCGTAGCCATTTCAACGGCGCTTATAATTAGCATGGTAACACTTATCGACTCCTTTAAAATTTCTCTTACAAAATGGATAGATAATAACTTGCGGGCGGATATTTTTATAAAATCTGCAAGTTGCTCATCTAATTTCTGTTTTGAACCCCTTGATGGCAATATCTTGGAGAAAATCAAATCTATAGACGGTGTTGAAGCCGTCAGCACTTTTAGGGCTATGCCTGGCAAGTTTCAAGGCAGGGATATAATTCTTGGTTTTGGTGAGGAAAAAGTTGTTAAAAAGTATCATAATGGCATTGATAATTTTAAAGTGACCAAAAGTGTGGCTGTTTCAGAGTTTTTTAAAATAAGATATGGTTTCAAAGAAGGGGATTTAATCGAAATTGATACACCGAAAGGTAAGGAAGAATTTAAAATAAGGGAAATATTTACAAGTTATTCGACAGTAAATGGTTTTATGATTTTTGATAACTCTTTTCAGAAAAATTATTGGGATGAATTTAAATTTACACAAGTTAGTATTTATCTTAAAAAAGGGGCCGATGCAGATAAAATTATTTATAATCTTGAAAGTCTTATTAATAATGAAGGCTCACTTGATATTTTTGACAACGATATAATTAGAAAAAAGGTTATCAAAATCTTTGATAAAAGCTTTGCAATCACCTATGCGATTCAGGGGGTAGCGCTTATCGTATCTCTGTTGGGTGTGGGGAATATGCTTTATGCTGTTGCTCTTGAGAGGAGAAAGGAGATTAGTATCTTAAAATATTTGGGAGCAAACAATAGGCTTTTATCCAAAATCTACACATTATCTGCAGGGATAATAGGTCTTTTCGGAGCACTATATGGTGTCCTGCTGGGTGGTATTTTAAGTGTCATTATCATCAAAGTGGTAAATACAAAGTCTTTTGGCTGGTCAATAGAATATCATGTCAATTATCTGAAGACATCTTTGTTACTTTTAGTCCTTGTTTTGTTTGTTATTTTTGCGGGATTATTGCCAATTAAAACTATCAAACAGCTTGACCCCAAAAAATTTGCTAGCTTTGAATAA
- a CDS encoding PAS domain S-box protein → MEGLLKLFELADLLSDAVFIHDFNNFIYVNNAACEYLGYAKDEIIGQPISKIVYSDNLEFLENIIKKIKEEKQLKFLSKHLSKFGELIDVEVSVRSVDVDNKSYAISLVRDIRNRIKREQTSSLRLNLFDYAKYHTINDIITFALDEIEKILRSKISFLHFVEPDQTVISLQAWSTATKEKYCKALPENYHYRVDKAGIWADCVRYKKSIIHNDYKSIENKRGLPAWHVEIVRELVSPVMRGDKVVAIVGVGNKPFGYTDSDVRTLEYLADIVWEIVEKKRLEERLQIFNEVIEQNVAGVVIADINGDIEYVNPTYCRMTGYEKEELIGSNPRIVKSGIQDKKFYENMWNTLLSGKSFTAEIVNKRKNGELYSENTVLTPIVNEKGNIYKIVAVKEDITEKKKLQEQLEQTQKLEAIGQLAGGIAHDFNNILSAIMGYVELARLQLNNIQALPAYLDNIMAAADRAAGLTEKLLIFARKKPVVVENINMADVVYSFESMLKRLIGEEIEIIISAGENISYIKGNKGQIEQILLNLCINAKDAINGIGKIIINVENVFIDEQYCKTHSGFTPGNFVCLSVTDNGCGIDKALIKNIFEPFFTTKEVGKGTGLGLSTVYGIVKQHNGFINVYSELGVGTTFRIYFPAIEKEGEENKQKHTEKFVFDMKAEKAANILLVEDDEILNEAFTDTLNKIGYNVFPATTPEDALNIVRENGKNIDLIITDVIMPGMSGRALVDAIRDYLPDIKIIFMSGYNEELVSERGIFIEEVKFLQKPFTLNQLASIISETLSDN, encoded by the coding sequence ATGGAAGGGTTACTTAAGCTTTTCGAATTAGCAGATTTGCTTTCTGATGCCGTGTTTATTCATGACTTCAATAATTTTATCTATGTTAATAATGCTGCTTGTGAGTATTTGGGGTATGCAAAAGATGAAATTATCGGTCAACCGATATCCAAAATTGTGTATAGTGATAATCTGGAATTTCTCGAAAATATAATAAAAAAAATCAAAGAAGAAAAACAGTTAAAATTTCTATCAAAACATTTATCAAAATTTGGTGAATTAATTGATGTTGAAGTAAGTGTAAGGTCGGTTGACGTTGATAACAAAAGTTATGCTATTAGTCTTGTAAGAGACATTAGAAATAGAATAAAACGTGAGCAGACAAGCTCTTTGAGGTTAAATCTATTTGATTACGCAAAATACCATACAATAAACGATATTATAACCTTTGCACTTGATGAGATTGAAAAAATATTGCGTAGCAAAATATCCTTTCTACATTTTGTTGAACCTGACCAAACAGTTATATCTTTACAAGCTTGGTCCACTGCGACCAAAGAAAAATATTGTAAGGCTTTGCCTGAAAACTATCATTATCGAGTTGATAAAGCGGGAATTTGGGCTGATTGTGTTCGTTATAAAAAATCTATCATTCACAATGATTATAAAAGTATTGAAAATAAAAGAGGGCTTCCGGCCTGGCATGTTGAAATAGTTAGAGAGCTTGTAAGTCCCGTTATGAGAGGGGACAAGGTTGTTGCAATTGTAGGCGTTGGCAATAAGCCTTTTGGCTATACTGACTCTGATGTTAGGACTTTGGAGTATCTTGCAGATATTGTTTGGGAGATTGTAGAAAAGAAAAGGCTCGAAGAAAGATTGCAAATTTTTAATGAGGTAATTGAGCAAAATGTGGCAGGTGTTGTAATAGCAGATATTAACGGGGATATAGAATATGTAAATCCCACTTATTGCAGAATGACAGGATATGAAAAAGAGGAATTAATAGGTAGTAATCCCCGAATAGTAAAGTCGGGGATACAAGATAAGAAATTTTATGAAAATATGTGGAATACATTACTTTCTGGTAAAAGCTTTACCGCCGAGATTGTCAATAAAAGAAAAAATGGTGAGCTCTATTCTGAAAACACCGTACTGACTCCTATTGTAAATGAAAAAGGTAATATATATAAAATAGTTGCCGTAAAAGAAGATATTACTGAAAAGAAAAAGTTGCAAGAGCAGCTTGAACAAACTCAAAAGCTTGAAGCGATTGGGCAATTGGCTGGAGGGATTGCTCACGACTTTAATAATATCTTATCTGCGATAATGGGATATGTAGAGCTTGCAAGGTTGCAGCTTAATAATATACAAGCTTTACCTGCTTATCTTGATAACATTATGGCTGCTGCTGACAGAGCTGCTGGCCTTACCGAGAAGCTGTTAATTTTTGCACGAAAAAAACCTGTAGTCGTTGAAAATATAAATATGGCAGATGTGGTTTATTCTTTTGAAAGTATGTTAAAAAGACTTATTGGTGAAGAGATAGAAATTATTATCAGTGCAGGAGAAAATATTTCTTATATAAAAGGTAACAAAGGACAGATTGAGCAAATTTTGCTTAATTTATGTATTAATGCAAAAGATGCCATAAATGGAATAGGGAAAATTATTATCAATGTAGAAAATGTATTTATAGATGAACAATATTGTAAAACACACTCAGGTTTTACTCCGGGAAATTTTGTATGTTTGTCAGTTACGGATAATGGCTGCGGGATTGATAAGGCATTAATAAAAAATATATTTGAACCATTTTTTACTACCAAAGAGGTTGGGAAAGGGACAGGGCTTGGGCTGTCAACTGTTTATGGTATTGTAAAACAGCATAACGGCTTTATTAATGTTTATAGTGAGTTAGGAGTGGGCACGACATTTAGAATATATTTTCCGGCTATTGAGAAAGAGGGGGAAGAAAATAAACAAAAACACACAGAGAAATTTGTTTTTGATATGAAAGCTGAAAAAGCTGCAAATATACTCCTTGTGGAAGACGATGAGATTTTAAATGAAGCATTTACGGATACTTTGAATAAAATAGGTTATAATGTTTTTCCAGCAACAACCCCTGAAGATGCTCTTAATATTGTAAGGGAGAATGGTAAAAATATCGACTTGATAATTACTGATGTGATAATGCCTGGTATGAGCGGGAGAGCACTTGTAGATGCTATCAGGGATTATTTACCTGATATAAAAATTATTTTTATGTCGGGCTATAATGAAGAACTTGTTAGCGAAAGAGGGATTTTTATTGAAGAAGTAAAATTTTTGCAAAAGCCTTTTACTTTAAATCAATTGGCTTCGATTATTTCTGAAACATTATCAGATAATTAG
- the tuf gene encoding elongation factor Tu: protein MAKQKFERKKPHVNVGTIGHVDHGKTTLTAAITSVLAHKGLAEFVDYGNIDKAPEERERGITIATAHVEYESEKRHYAHVDCPGHADYVKNMITGAAQMDGAILVVSAADGPMPQTREHILLARQVGVPYIVVFMNKVDMVDDEELLELVELEIRDLLSTYEFPGDDIPIIKGSALKALENPTDEKWAGAILELVQALDDYVPEPQRDIDKPFLMPIEDVFSISGRGTVVTGRVEKGVVKVGDEVEIVGIKETQKTVVTGVEMFRKILDEGVAGDNVGVLLRGIKKDEVERGQVLAKPGSITPHRRFKCEAYILTKEEGGRHTPFFSGYRPQFYFRTTDVTGVVTLPEGVEMVMPGDNISCEVNLIQPIAMDQGLRFAIREGGRTVGAGVVTEIIE from the coding sequence ATGGCAAAGCAGAAGTTCGAAAGGAAGAAACCTCACGTTAATGTAGGGACGATAGGTCACGTTGACCATGGTAAGACTACATTGACAGCAGCTATTACCTCAGTTTTGGCACATAAGGGTTTGGCTGAGTTTGTAGATTATGGTAATATTGACAAGGCTCCTGAGGAGCGTGAGAGAGGTATTACTATTGCTACAGCGCATGTTGAGTATGAGAGTGAGAAGCGTCACTATGCACACGTAGACTGTCCTGGTCACGCTGACTATGTAAAGAACATGATTACAGGTGCAGCGCAGATGGACGGAGCTATATTGGTAGTAAGTGCAGCAGATGGTCCTATGCCACAGACAAGAGAGCATATACTTTTGGCACGTCAGGTAGGAGTTCCTTATATTGTAGTATTTATGAACAAGGTAGATATGGTGGATGATGAGGAGCTTTTAGAGCTTGTCGAGCTTGAGATTAGGGACTTATTGAGTACATATGAGTTTCCTGGAGATGATATACCAATTATCAAAGGTAGTGCATTGAAGGCGTTGGAGAATCCAACAGATGAGAAGTGGGCTGGAGCGATTCTTGAGCTTGTTCAGGCATTGGATGATTATGTGCCTGAGCCGCAAAGAGATATTGATAAGCCTTTCTTGATGCCTATAGAGGATGTTTTCAGTATATCAGGTAGAGGAACAGTTGTAACAGGTAGAGTTGAGAAGGGTGTAGTTAAGGTTGGAGATGAAGTAGAGATAGTAGGTATTAAAGAGACTCAGAAGACGGTAGTAACTGGTGTAGAGATGTTCCGTAAGATACTTGATGAAGGTGTAGCAGGGGATAATGTTGGTGTACTTCTTAGAGGAATTAAGAAGGATGAGGTAGAGCGTGGTCAGGTATTGGCTAAGCCTGGTAGCATTACACCACATAGAAGATTTAAGTGTGAGGCATATATATTGACTAAGGAAGAAGGTGGTCGTCATACGCCATTTTTCAGTGGATACAGACCACAGTTTTACTTCAGGACGACAGATGTAACTGGAGTAGTTACATTGCCTGAGGGAGTAGAGATGGTAATGCCTGGAGATAATATAAGCTGTGAAGTTAATTTGATACAGCCGATAGCAATGGATCAGGGATTACGCTTTGCGATTCGTGAAGGTGGTAGAACAGTTGGTGCTGGCGTAGTTACTGAAATAATAGAATAG
- the rpmG gene encoding 50S ribosomal protein L33: MRDIVILACGECKNRNYTTTKNKKTTTGKLEFKKFCKHCRTHTLHKETK; encoded by the coding sequence ATGAGAGATATAGTAATTTTAGCTTGTGGCGAGTGTAAAAATAGAAATTACACTACAACAAAAAATAAAAAGACTACAACTGGTAAGTTGGAATTTAAAAAGTTTTGCAAACATTGCAGGACACATACTTTGCATAAGGAAACAAAATAA
- the secE gene encoding preprotein translocase subunit SecE, protein MANVGTFLKEVKEELQKVTWAGKEETIGTTVVVLVLVILISVFIGIVDIGLSKIIQFIVG, encoded by the coding sequence GTGGCAAATGTCGGCACTTTTTTAAAAGAAGTTAAAGAAGAGCTTCAGAAGGTAACATGGGCTGGTAAGGAAGAGACAATTGGTACGACTGTGGTTGTCCTTGTTCTCGTTATTCTGATATCTGTTTTTATAGGTATTGTCGATATCGGGCTCTCTAAAATTATACAGTTTATCGTAGGTTAA